One Terriglobales bacterium genomic window carries:
- a CDS encoding tetratricopeptide repeat protein: MRAPLRLWAAIVFALALFCTPRASTQQDQTGSILGELRMARGDLPPQRIKVTLSTRGITVDTIYTDDSGRFFFSNLPANPYILVIDEEGFRRIEERVIVNPSIRVNNSVFLTLQPLVTREKPGVAVVEGANPNVINVAEFLNRYPKDVQKEYERGVRAEQRGKTDEAIERYEKVVRMAPDFYFARNNLGSLLTGRGEFSDAEDQFEEVIRLNQTDAAGYLNLGNVFLLTGRLSEALPMVEEGLRKQPNHPLGHFLLGSVYSRMGRLLDAERELRESLRLDPLQSRPHLEMVNVYLSQKRNADAINELKVFLEVFPEDALAPQARQVLARLEGAATNAPAQ, encoded by the coding sequence ATGCGTGCACCGCTGAGGCTGTGGGCTGCCATCGTATTTGCCCTCGCACTCTTTTGCACTCCACGCGCCTCCACGCAGCAGGATCAGACGGGTAGCATCCTGGGCGAGCTTCGCATGGCTCGAGGCGACCTGCCTCCACAGCGAATCAAGGTAACTCTCAGTACTCGCGGCATCACGGTCGACACCATCTACACTGATGATAGCGGGCGCTTTTTTTTCTCAAATCTTCCCGCTAACCCCTACATCCTCGTGATCGATGAAGAGGGGTTCCGGCGGATTGAAGAGCGAGTCATAGTGAATCCTTCCATACGCGTCAACAATTCAGTCTTCCTCACGCTGCAGCCGTTGGTGACTCGCGAGAAGCCGGGAGTCGCAGTGGTCGAGGGCGCGAACCCCAACGTTATCAACGTAGCCGAGTTCCTAAATCGCTACCCCAAGGACGTGCAAAAGGAGTACGAGCGTGGCGTACGCGCCGAGCAGCGTGGGAAGACAGATGAGGCCATCGAGCGCTACGAAAAAGTCGTGCGAATGGCTCCGGACTTCTACTTCGCCCGCAACAATCTGGGCTCCCTTCTCACCGGCAGGGGCGAGTTTTCCGACGCAGAGGATCAGTTCGAGGAAGTCATCCGTTTGAACCAGACCGATGCCGCCGGCTACCTGAACCTGGGCAACGTGTTCCTGCTTACAGGGCGGCTGTCTGAGGCGCTGCCCATGGTGGAGGAAGGCCTTCGGAAGCAACCCAATCACCCCCTCGGGCACTTCCTGCTCGGCTCGGTGTATTCCCGCATGGGCCGGCTGCTGGATGCGGAGCGTGAATTGCGCGAGTCCCTGCGCCTGGATCCCCTCCAGTCCCGGCCGCATCTCGAGATGGTCAACGTCTACCTTAGCCAGAAGCGCAACGCCGACGCCATCAATGAGTTAAAGGTTTTCCTGGAAGTGTTCCCGGAGGACGCACTCGCGCCCCAGGCAAGGCAAGTGCTGGCGCGGCTGGAGGGAGCCGCGACGAACGCACCGGCTCAGTAA